The sequence ACCGGTACTGCCGCCGGTGTACTCAACGATGGTATCCCCGGGTTTCAGCCGGCCGTCTTCCTCGGCTCGTGCAATCATGGCCCGGGCGGTCCGGTCTTTCATGCTCCCGGTCGGATTTTCCCATTCGAGTTTTACGAATATTCTCGCACATTCGGGTGGAACGACCTTATGCAATTGGACCAGTGACGTGTTTCCGATGGCGCTCAGAACATTGCTGACAATATTCATTATCTGCTTTTCCTATCTGCTTATATAATGTAGAAATATACCAATATGACAGATAAGAACCACCAAAAAACAAAATCCCCGAAGCCATTGAACTTCAGGAGCTTAAATTTGGTAGCGCAGGGGGGGGCGAGTCCCGACCTTCGGGGTTATGGCGTGTTTAGGCTTTTTTTGCCGGGAAAATGTGGGAAAGGAGTGTATGTCAAAATTCGCACTTTTATAATTGACCTAAAATATTTTATTATAATTATTCCTAAATAGGAACAATTCTACAATAAGGATGTTACAATTCATATGAAAAAGACCGGGGATCATGTCGCCGAAATGATGGACAGATTCGAAAAAGTCTGTAAATCCAGGGGATTAAGGATTACTCATCAACGCACCGAGATATTTCGAGCCCTTATTCAAAATCCCGATCACCCCACAACCGAAAAAATTTTCAATCAGGTGCGCCGGCATCTGAAAACGATTTCTCTGGATACTGTTTATCGGACGATCGGAATTTTCGAAAAATATGGTCTGATTAAAAAAGTCCACCATATCGATAATACGACGCGTATTGATATTAATATATCCAATCATCATCATCTTGTTTGTTCTAAATGCAAAAGAATGGAAGATTTTTATTGGCCCGATTTTGACCGGATGAAACTGCCGGCATCTGTCTCTCACTGGGGTAAAACAGGTTTCAAACATGTTGTAATCGAAGGTTTATGTTCAAGTTGTAGTAAGAAAAATAAATAATATTGATAATATAAGATAATGGTAAAATGTACAACATAAATCCTTATAAGGAGCAGTTATGACTGATAAGAATGCAAATAGTGATAGCAAATGCCCGGTAACGGGCGGAGCAAGCAGTCCGGCAAAAGGAACTTCGAATCAAGACTGGTGGCCAAACCAATTGAAACTGAATATCCTTCACCAGCATTCTCCCCTGTCCAATCCGATGGGTGAGAAGTTTAACTACGCTGAGGAGTTCAAAAGCCTCGATCTTAAGGCCGTGAAAAAGGATCTTTATGCATTGATGACCAATTCACAGAGCTGGTGGCCGGCCGATTACGGTCACTACGGACCACTCTTCATCCGGATGGCCTGGCACAGCGCCGGTACCTACCGTATGGGCGATGGCCGCGGGGGTGCGGGGTCCGGCAACCAGCGCCTTGCGCCTCTCAACAGCTGGCCGGACAACGTGAACCTCGACAAGGCGCGCCGGCTGCTCTGGCCGATTAAGCAGAAATACGGCCGCAAGATCTCCTGGGCCGACCTCATGATTCTCGCCGGCAACTGCGCGCTGGAGTCGATGGGATTCAAGACCTTCGGCTTCGGCGGCGGACGCGAGGACATCTGGGAGCCGGAAGAGGATGTCTATTGGGGCTCCGAGGCCGAGTGGCTTGGTGATAAACGCTATTCAGGCGACCGCGATCTCGAAAATCCGCTCGCCGCCGTGCAGATGGGCCTGATCTATGTGAACCCGGAAGGCCCGAACGGCAACCCGGACCCGGTCGCCTCCGGCCGTGATGTTCGAGAGACCTTCGCGCGCATGGCCATGAACGACGAGGAGACCGTCGCGCTCGTTGCCGGCGGGCATACGTTCGGCAAGTGTCATGGCGCGGGCGATGCGGTGCATGTCGGTCCGGAACCCGAGGCCGCCCCCATCGAGGAGCAGGGGCTCGGATGGAAGAGCAGTTTCGGCAGGGGCAAAGGCGGCGATACGATCGGCAGCGGCATCGAGGGCGCCTGGAAACCGAACCCGACCAAATGGGACATGGGCTATTTGAACATGCTGTTCAAATACGAATGGGAGCTGGTCAAGAGCCCGGCCGGCGCGCATCAGTGGCTGGCCAAGGACGTGGCCGAAGAAGACATGGTGGTTGATGCGCATGACCCGTCCAAAAAACACCGGCCGATGATGACCACGGCGGACCTTTCCCTTCGCTACGACCCAATCTACGAGCCGATTGCCCGGCGTTACCAGAAGAATCCCGAGGAATTCGCGGACGCCTTCGCCCGGGCGTGGTTCAAGCTGACACACCGCGATATGGGTCCCCGTTCGCGTTATCTCGGTCCGGAAGTACCTGCCGAAGAGTTGATTTGGCAAGATCCCATTCCCGCAGTCAATCACAAATTGATAGATGCGCAGGACATCGCCTCCCTCAAAGGCAAGATTCTGGCTTCCGGTCTGTCTGTCTCGCAACTGGTTTCGACCGCCTGGGCCTCGGCATCGACGTTCCGTGGTTCCGATATGCGGGGCGGAGCGAATGGCGCACGTATTCGCCTGGCACCGCAGAAGAATTGGGAAGTCAACCAGCCGGCCGAGTTGGCGAAGGTGCTTAATACTCTGGAGGGCATCCAGAACACATTTAACAATGCCCCGTCTGGCGGTAAGAAAGTTTCACTGGCTGACCTGATTGTTTTGGCCGGTTGCGCCGGCGTTGAGCAAGCCGCAAAGAAAGCCGGTTACGATGTGAAGGTTCCGTTTGCACCCGGGCGTATGGACGCTTCGCAGGAGCAAACCGACGCGGAATCATTCGTCGTACTCGAACCTTCCGCAGATGGTTTCCGCAACTACCTGAAAACCAAATATGCCATATCGGCAGAGGAACTGCTGGTTGATCGGGCGCAATTGCTGACGCTGACCGCTCCCGAGATGACGGTTCTTGTCGGCGGCATGCGCGTTTTGAATACAAACTTTGGAAAGTCCGCGCATGGTGTCTTTACCAAACAGCCGGGAGCTTTGACAAATGACTTTTTTGTAAATCTCCTCGATATGAATACGAAGTGGCAGAAATCCTCCACTTCCGAAAACGTGTTTGAGGGACGAGATTACGAAAGCGGCGAACTCAAGTGGACCGGGACCCGGGTTGATCTCATCTTCGGCTCGAATTCCCAGCTTCGAGCAATCGCAGAAGTTTATGCAAGTGGCGATTCGCGTGAGAAGTTTGTCCATGACTTCGTGGCCGCGTGGAGCAAGGTGATGAATCTTGATCGCTTCGATCTCGCATAAACTCGATGAATAGCTTTTAGAGACAGGAGGTCGATATTTTCGACCTCCTGTTATTTTGTCAATAAGTGGCTACCAAGTTTATGGATGTTTTTGATAAGGGATGTTACTGTCTGAATGTTCCAATGAGGTTGATTAAACCATCAATCAAATATCCCAATTGCAGACAATTCAACAAGAGGCATTGGTAATGCAGTCATTTTTTGGCGTTGACCAAGCACCGGGGACGGGAGTAGTTTTCTCTTCAATTGATAATTGAATAATGAAATATTATTGTAATCACAGGGGAATCGATAATAAGCCAGTATGAATACCATCGAATTTACAGTTCTTATAGGTGCAGGTTCTCTGGTCGCCGGATTTCTGGGCGCCCTGACCGGTCTGGGGGGCGGGATAATCATTGTCCTTATGCTGACCCTGATTCTTGGCATCGATATCCGATTGGCTGTCGGGGCCTCTTTGATTTCGGTCATTGCCACTTCCTCCGGAGCCGCGGCGGCCTTTGTCAAAGAAGGATTTTCCAATATCCGGGTGGGAATGTTCCTTGAGATCGCCACGACTATCGGCGCCATCTGCGGGGCCTACCTTCATCCCAAATTTTCGGCTGGCCTGCTGGGAATTATTCTCGGCGTTGTTCTCATTAATTTCGGCCGCTATCTCGTTTCGACCAAAACACAATAAAGATGTTGCGGAGCACCGTGACCGGCTGGCTGAATTCCTTCGCGTCGACAGCTCTTATCCTGGTCCCGAGGGCCGGGTTGAATATCATATTCACCATATTCCTCAGGGATTTGGATTGATGTATATCGCCAGCGTCGTATCGGGGCTTCTGGGAATCGGCTCCGGGGCTATGAAAGTACTGGCCATGGATCGTGTAATGCAGGTACCGTTCAAAGTTTCCACGACCACCAGTAATTTTATGATTGGTGTCACAGCCGTGGCCAGCGCCGGAGTTTATCTTTCCAGGGGCTACATCCATCCCGGATTGGCGATGCCGGTCATGCTGGGTGTGTCCCTGGGTGCCCTGCTGGGTGCTCGAGTGCTGGTCCGGGCGCCATCGTCGATAATTCGCCTGGTTTTCAGCCCGGCGATCCTCCTAATGGCCATCGAAATGATCTATAATGGCCTGATGGGGAAAATATAATATGGCTATTTCTCGAATTAAAAACCCGGATGAACAACTGGACCTGACCATCGGCCGCCTGCTCCGTTATGGTGTCTTTTTTTTCGTTGCGATTGTCCTTATCGGGACGCTTGTGTATTTGATCAAGCATGGCACGGAAATCCCTGATTACACCGATTTCAAAATGGCCTCGCCATTGTTAAGACGGCCGGCCGGTATCATCAATTAGGCCCTGCATTTCACCGGCAATGGAATAATTCAACTCGGTCTTCTGTTTCTAATCGCCACTCCTATTGCCCGTGTTTTCTTTTCGGTTTTCGCATTTTTCCGCAAGCGTGATTATCTGTACACTCTCATCACCCTGATAGTTCTCATAATTCTACTATTCAGCCTTTTCCTCGCCAAAACATAGAAAACTGTTAGAAAATCCGGCTTCTGAAGGAAATCCCTCCAAAAACAAAACTCCCGAATTTGCAAAACTTCAGGAGCTTAAATTTGGCAGCGGCGGCAGGATTTGAACCTGCGACAATCGAGTTATGACATGTTTTGGTCTGATTTGAGGGATAATGTTAGAAAGAGCCAATAGAATATAGATATATTTATCTAAATATAAATTACTGCAATCGATCCTAACAACAACAAATAAAGTCTTTAAATATATACCGATAACAGGATGTAATCAGTATTGAATATTACATTTTCTATTGACATAATATTATTATTGACTTTCTTATAGTTAAACGAATTAAATCGATCGGACACTATATATAGTGATACGGATACATCAGAGTTACTTGCCTACAATTAATTAAATCAGATAAAGGGTTTATTTATGAATAAGGTGCTATTTTATTCAACATTGTTATTGCTTTTTTTATTAATGGCGTCTCAATCCTACGCTTTGGTTTATCTGAATCGAAGACTTATAGAATGTGAGCCGTTGACCTATGTCGTCGAACCTATTGAATTAATCGGCGAGGGAATGACAATCAGCCGGGATACTCACAACGAATACGGCGATTGCGTGGGCGATTCTCCCGGGCCGCCTTTTATTATTGAAATGCCGATCATGATCAGTAATGAATATAATGATGATGGTTCCGTCCTCAATTATGGCTCCTTTACCATTAACAACAGCTATATAAAAGCCGACGATGGTGATAAGAACCCCGATGAGGCTTTTGTTCTCGTTTTTCAAAGCGGGGGTTTAAGTGGAACAGTCGCGATTTCCAATGATGGCGGCCTATTGACGTGTAAAGGCAAAGCGGGCGATCCGATCATTTTTGGCGGGTGCTACCGCATTGCCTCAAGCTCGGATTACAGCGGTGAATTAGAAGATTATTCCAATACCTTTCTGCACTGCAATTTTACCGGACGTGATGACATTTGCACGGGCGGGACCACGGCGCTTGATTTCTTAGGCGGTAATACCACGTTTGAAAATTGTAATTTTAAATATTTTGACGGTGGAGAAAATTATTGTCTGTTTTATCAGGGAAACAAAGACCTGTCTATTAAAAATTGTCTCTTCAGCTCCAGCCATTTTTATAATAAGGCGCCGATAGAGATACTTGGAGTTCGAGCGCTTGAATTGGAAAGTATTCATTTTAATAGCATTGGTATCGTTGAACCATCCCTTAATCCCGGTTTAATCTATTGTCCGGCCAGCGCTATCATTAATAGAAGTATTAAAAATATATCCGCTTCAAATTGTCGCCTGCCATTTTTGCGATTTGGACACCTGTATGTCTATGATTCGGCCTATATCCAGTCAGATATTCCGATTTTAAATTCGGGGGGGACGAATATCGACAGCGGCGGAGTTCTTGTAATTGATAAGGGGACTGTCTTTCAAATGTATGACAATACAATTAGTGGAACCATAAAATGCGATTACGGTCGCCTGATTGTTGATAGCGCCGTTCTAACCGGTATTAATGATCGCGATTATGGTTATCAGATGAGTAACTCCGGTTATAAGTATCCGACATGGTATGGCATCTATGCGTCTGACAGCGGCTCGGTGAATATCAAAAACAGCCGACTTCGTCTGGCCCAAAAACCGATTAACATTGAAGGCCCGCTTTTCATTGATAGTTGTATATTTGAAAATAATGTAGGGTATGCGATAAATATTGTGGCACAAAACGGTCGAGAGCAGATAATCCAGAATTCATATATCAGTGGATGTGATTATGGCAACGGTATTACTTATCAAATAAGCCGTGAAGATGAAACCCCGCAAAGATTCACCGTGAGCAATATGGATATTGTCAACTGCTCTGGTTTGGGTCTTAATATTGATGACAATATGTACCATCCTAAACCGATAGATATTTTTATTGAAAATTGTAAATTCGGTTCGGCCCCCGTGACTATCGAATTAATGCCGCTTCTCGATACCCTGTCTATCAAAGGATGTTATATTGCCGCCAGCAGTGGAGCCGCGTTAGCATTGGGCGATAAAAACGGCGACAGTAGTACCATACTTTTGGAAAGTAATATTTTTGCCGGGGGAGGAGAATCGGTGAATCAGATCTTCGTGCATGTCCGGACCGGCAAGATGGATTTTATCAATAACAGCATTCTCTTTTGTAAGGGGTTCGGCCTATATAATTCTTCTACGGTAGATTATACGGAGAAGGTTTATAATAATCTGTTTGCCCATAACGGCAATAGTGGCTACAAGCAAGTATCGGACAATGGCGATCAGCTGGTTGCCTATAATAATTTCTATGATAACGATATTGATGGAGACGAGGATGTCTATCTGCCAACCCCGACCGGGACGATTTATACCTTTGAAGAATTAATCGGTCTTGGCGGCATTGCGGCCACCAATAAAAATTATGATCCGGTCTTTATCCCGGCCGATACCGGTGTTATTAGTTTTATCAACTATGACAGTATTAAGGCTATTTCCGCCCTGTCAGTACAGAATTTCAATCTTAAAGGTCGTTCCTATAAGGACCGTCTGATAAGGCCGAATATCTACGATACGGTTTGGTATTTTATACTGGATAATACCGATGATACCCTTTATGTGGCCGGACAGGTTCGTGATGTTGCCACTTCATTCGATACTTTTCTCGTTGTCGACCCGCACCTGTCGTTCACCTCGCCGTTGGTAGATTCCGGTTATAATGATATTGTTACCTCCGCATATGATTTTGAAAGAGACGAGCGGATTATCGATGCCGATGAGAACGGAACCGCTTCGGTCGATATCGGGGGCGATGAATATAAAGCCGGAACGGTCGGCGGCAACGGAGCGATAATCGTTTTTGCTCCGCGCGAGGACAGTCTCTTTCGCCCCGGCGAGACGGTCGATATCACCTGGCTGGCTCAGGAAGTCGATTATGTTCATATCATGTATGCACTTGATTATAACGGCTATGTCTCCTCCGACTGGCACGAAATCGAGTTGATGTTCGATCCCGATTCGGGACATTGCCAGTGGGAGGTCCCGGATACTATTTCATACCGATGTCGAATACTGGTCCAGGATGCCGCCCATAGCGATATCTTTGGAGAGAGTGGGGTCTTCCATATCAAACCAAGGGTATTGACCAGAGTCCTGCCCGATAGTACCTATGAACGATTTCGGATAACAGAGGATAACTGGCAATTTGCCAATACTATTGCCAATATGTGGCCGTTTAGCTGGTACACTCAGTTTGATTACACAGTCCTTGATGTTTATACCGGAGAGAATTTCCCGGCCTATTTTATTCATCCTCCCATTGATGCCTATTCCTCCGATTTTCCAAACTGGGGTCTGTTTGTCGGTACTTTCGGAACCGACCAATGCTATATGTATATTGACGGCAAATATTTATATCGTCAACGTGCCCTGGAATACTGGATGAATATAAAGGGTAGCTGGGGCGGGTCCTGCTACGGTCTCTCCAACAGCGCCATGATGGCTTTCGGCGATTCGGCCGTCTTTAAAAATCAATATCCCGCTGTTGGTGCCTTTACCGATCTTTATCCGGTCACGATGAATGATGACCGACGAGTGACCATAAACCGATTCATGGTTTCTCAATTCGGAAAGGAACGCATTACTCATGCCACAACGGCTCAATCGACACCTCTGCCGACTTTGATCCGACAACTTTCGGATATCTTGGGCAATAATAAATCACTCGGCGACCTCAATACTTTGACCATTTGTGATCTGGATCATCCTGACCAGAATCGTCGCGGTTGCCATAATGTGGTGCCATACAAGCTCGAAAAACATATTTCGGACCCGGACAAATTCTGGATTTATGTCTATGACTGCAATATCCCGACCGATTCAACCACCAGGATTCTGGCCGATACCGCCTTGAATTTCTGGACCTATGATTCCCTCAATTGGGACAGCTACATGAAAATCTGGGTCGAACAACCCCTTAGTTCCTTTTTAAACAGACCGACCATTCCGGGGATAGAGGGAGGCGATAAAAATAAGGCCTCGACAGATTTTTATTTATTTTATTCTCAAGCCGATTCGCTTCGTTTGGAATCGCCGGATTTGGGGCACTATTATACTCTCGCCGATTCGGTTGACGATTCCCTGATAAACGGAATGCCCTTGATTTTCAATGATAAATTGGGCGCTCCGCCTTATGGCTTTTATTTGCCTAACGGCGAATGGGACTGCCGATTAACCGGGGCCCAGGGAGGGTTGGCACGAATATCGTTAATGTCGGATAAAGGTTTTATGACTTATTACCGTTTGGGTATTGCCCTTGACGAGTCCGAACGGATTGTCTATCCCGGCGATGATTCAACCTTGTGGATAATGAACGGGACCGACATCGAACGGACCTTTGGCGTCAGGATGTGCTATTATGAGGATGGGGGTGAGTATCTGATGCAGTGCCAAGATATTGAAACTTCAGCCAATGATTCCTCCTGTTTCAAATTTATTCACCAGTTTGGTTTTTTGATTGAAAATCATGGCAGTGCATCTGATTATATTCTAAAACTGAATAAACTGGATACCCTGTATAACCTTGAATTTGTTGACTCCACAGCACATATTGACGGCCATACGGCTCATTATATTTATCCGGAATGGAGCAAAGATTATATTAATGAAATTAAAATATATATAGATACCGATATCGATGGCTCTATTGACGATTCCCTGATTGTCAGCAATGATATTCTTCTGGATGTCAATGATGATTCGGGCGGGCTGCTTCCTGCGACCTTTAATATCAGCCAGAATTATCCAAATCCGTTTAATCCGCAGACGAATATTGAGTATTCTCTTCCCACTCGTTCTCAGGTCAATATTGATATTTATAATATTCTGGGCCAAAAGGTACGGACGCTGGTGGATAAAAGCCAGCCGGCCGGAGAATACCGGATTATCTGGGACAGTAATGATGATAGTGGCATAAAAGTCTCAACCGGAATTTATTTCTATCGTTTCCAGGCCGGAGAATATGTAGAGACAAAAAAGATGCTATTGATAAAATAGGGATACGAGTATAAATACGGATATAGTTGATTGGGGGGTATTATATCAGTTTTAATCATGTATCTGGAATTTGGCAAAAATCTGTCCACTGAGGTCGATACTTCCATAACGCTTCCGACCGGGATTAGAAAATCCGGCATCTGAAGGAATTCCCGCCAAAAAAGAAACTCCCGAAGTCGTTCAACTTCAGGAGCTTAAATTTGGTAGCGGGGGGAGGATTTGAACCTCCGACCTTCGGGTTATGAGCCCGACGAGCTACCAGACTGCTCCACCCCGCGATCAGATTTTGCAATATATATGTTTTAATTCGTTTGTCAAGAGCGTGGAAAAATAAAAGCCATTTTCGCCGAATTATCGGCCGGCCAGAATCTTGCCTATTTCAAAAGAAGCCTTTTTCCGGTTTCGATATAATCTCCGGCACAAAAACGGCAGAAATAAAAACCAGACAAAGCAGCCTCCTCCCTCTCATCACAACCATCCCAAGTCACTCAGTATTCCCCGGCCCACGGGATTTCATCGGCAAGCGTCCTTATTTTCTGTCCGAGGATATTAAATATCCCGACTGAAATACGAATCATGAAGGCGGCGTTGTAATTGATATTGTCAGGCGGGTAAATCGATTGGCAACATGATATCCATAAAATAAATCAAACCCGGATAAAATAGGGACATATCCAGTCCCGTGAAATCCTTGTAACCTGTTGCTATTTATACAGAATACTATAATATTTGCTTTTGTGGAGAATTACATGGTATATTTTTTCTCCTTGCTTCCGGATGCCAAAAGGTATATAATGAGGTGAGAGAAATCGGCAAATTGGGGGGGTGCATATTTAATCTTTGGATTTTCATCAATCATCTGAAACAATATAAATTTGAGGAGGAGAGGGGATGATAAAGTATTTGGCGGAGTTAATCGGTACTTTTGCATTGGTGGGTTTTGGATGCGCGAGTGCCGTTATCGCCGGACCACATATTGGATTCCAGGGAATCGCCCTTGCCTTCGGTCTGGCCGTTATGGTTATGGTTTATAGTATCGGGTCTATTTCCGGCTGTCACATTAACCCGGCTATCACGATCTCCATGCTGGTAGCTCGAAAGATAAGCGGAAAAGACACTATTGGCTATATAGTCGCCCAATTACTGGGAGCCGTTATCGCCGCGGCCGTACTCTATCTTATTGCCTCCGGTAAACCGGGTTATGATATCGCCACGGTCGGATTGGGACAAAACGGATATGGTTTGCACTCACCCGACCATTATTCATTACTCTCATGCTTCATTGCCGAAGTTGTTCTAACTTTTATGTTTCTTTTTGTCATCTTCGGATCCACTCATGTCAGCGCTCCCAAGGGATTCGCCGGACTGTCGATAGGTCTATCATTGACATTGATTCATCTGGTCGGCATCCCCATCACCGGAACATCAGTTAACCCCGCCCGCAGTTTCGGACCGGCGGTTTTTGTCGGCGGTGAGGCTCTTTCGCAGTTATGGCTCTTTATTGTGGCACCTATTTTGGGCGGCATCCTCGCCGCGCTCGTCTGGCAAGGTATTTTTAATAAACATAAACAACCTCAACAGGCTAATTAATCTCGGAGGAAAACGATTATGAAAAAGTCTGCAGTTTTGATTCTTCTGGTAATACTGATGGCCTCGACCATGGCATTTACTGAAGAATTGAAGGGCCGCACCGTGATCGGGATTCGTGCACCCTTTATGCTTCCGATTCTGGAAGGGAATAATTTCTCCCTGAACGGCTCGGAATATCAACCATTTATGAGAGGATGGGACTTTACTTTTGAGGCCAAAAAAGGAATCAGCGATCATTTCATGATCGGATTGACGGCCGGTTATACGTCCGCCTATGATGACACCTCTAAATTCGATGACCGGGGCGATGTCGCCAGTAAAGAAGACAATGCCTCGGCCAAATTGACCGGTATCCTGTTTGGAGTCAATGCGGAGTACTATTACCTCAAAGATTTTGTCTTTCAGCCGTATTTGCTGGCCGGGCTGGGGATCGATTTCTGGAAAGTCAAGGACCTGGCAAGCGATGACTCGCACGGAACCACCGATATGGGAATTAAAATCGGAACCGGCCTTTTGATCCCGATTAAAGACAATATCTCCATTGACCTTCAGGCCAAGCTCACATTTGAGCAAATCAATCTCTCCAGCTCCGTCCCGGATGGATTTTATGGTCCGGGCGACTGGTCCGAATTCTCGGATCGACCGTTTCGCGGCTATTTCGAACCATCAATCGGCCTCCAGATCGCCTTCGGCGGAACCAGGGATTCCGATAAAGATGGGGTAAATGATAATAAAGACAATTGTCCCGGCACCCCTCTCGGCGCCAAAGTCGACAAAAACGGATGTCCGATCGATACCGATGGCGATGGTGTCTATGATGGTCTTGATCAATGCCCCGATACACCCAAAGGAGCCAAAGTCAATGCTGCTGGATGTCCGCTTGATTCGGATAATGATGGTGTGTACGACGGGATCGACCGTTGTCCCGGTACCGCGAAGGGTTTGAGAGTCGATGAATTCGGTTGCCCTTTCGATTCGGACAATGATGGCGTCCACGACGGTCTGGATAAATGTCTCGATACGCCCAAGGGGGTTAAAGTCGATGCACAGGGATGCCCCATGGATTCCGATAGGGATGGTGTGTATGATGGAATCGATGTCTGCCCCGGGACTCCCATTGGGGTCACTGTCGATGCCGCCGGGTGTCCGCTGGTGAAGAAAATGGAAATTGCGGAAAAGATTACTCTCCATATTAATTATGCCAGCAATTCGGCCGAGCCGGATGATATCTCGAAAAAGCAACTGGATAGCATTGCCTATCGAATCATGGCTTACCCGGATACTAAAGTGGAGATTCGGGGATTTACCGACAACCAGGGCGCAGAAGCCTATAACCTGGAACTATCCCGGAAACGGGCCGAGGGTGTTATGGCCTATTTGGAATCCAAAGGCGTCAAGGCCGATCAAATGACCGCCAAAGGATTCGGCGAGGATCCGAAGTATTTCGCGGCCGACAATAGCACTTCCGATGGAAGGCGGCAAAATCGACGGGTGGAAATTGAATCGGTGAAATAGACAAGTTTCCGTTTTCTTGACGATTTAATCGCCCGGCAGGTGCATACCTGATGATGACTATGGGAACGGTCCCGCGGCCGTTCCCTTTTCTATTCTGCACCGGCGCAGATCATTCCTGATAGAGGTATTACGGGCGTTACATTTTGGGCAGGGTTCCGCCTGTAAGGAAACTGATAATCATGTAAATCATTCCACCTATCACGCCTCCTATATTTCCCAGCAGATGCACCCCGACAGCCGGCAGAAGACTTCCGGTGATCGAACGTTGTTGGGCCGCCAGGAGACCAAGCGAGAAGGTGAACAAAAGGGTGATGACGATAGTGATTGGATCGGCGCCTGTCTTAATCAAAACCAGATGCAGGCAGGCAAAAAACAAGGCACTCAATAGAGCCGCCAAATCCACCCGGAAGAACATCAGGCGGATCTTGATATCGGCGGCTTTTTCCAGATGACCCTGCAGAAAACCGCGGGTAAAGATTTCCTCGATGAGGCTGGATAAGATCCAGACAAAAAGCACGATCTGAGGGAAACTCAACCGCTTGGCCAGAGGATTTCCTCCGGCGCCGGAAAGCAGTATTGCGCCGGTGGCCAGGGCGCCAATAGCCAGTGCCGCCAGACCGATTCCGAGCCAGTGGAGAAAGCTGTCGGCTCCGAAAGTCCCGGTTTTCGGCATACGGAATCCGTACTCCGAAAATTTTCCTTTTCCCATGATGATAATCGCCAGAAGGGACAATACCAGTTCCAGGGATTGGGTTGTGACCAGCGAAGGAATCCCGGACGGCATAAAATATTTCGGCAATAGAATAGCCGCGACGGCGATAACCGTCCCGACCAGGAGGGTGATAATTATTCGAGTCGGGTTGATCGATGTCATAATGATCTTTCATCACCAAATTACCGGATTTATGAAACCGATACAATAAAAATATTCGGGATTCAGGGATGGAATTAAAGGAGGCCGCCCC is a genomic window of Candidatus Zixiibacteriota bacterium containing:
- a CDS encoding T9SS type A sorting domain-containing protein; translation: MNKVLFYSTLLLLFLLMASQSYALVYLNRRLIECEPLTYVVEPIELIGEGMTISRDTHNEYGDCVGDSPGPPFIIEMPIMISNEYNDDGSVLNYGSFTINNSYIKADDGDKNPDEAFVLVFQSGGLSGTVAISNDGGLLTCKGKAGDPIIFGGCYRIASSSDYSGELEDYSNTFLHCNFTGRDDICTGGTTALDFLGGNTTFENCNFKYFDGGENYCLFYQGNKDLSIKNCLFSSSHFYNKAPIEILGVRALELESIHFNSIGIVEPSLNPGLIYCPASAIINRSIKNISASNCRLPFLRFGHLYVYDSAYIQSDIPILNSGGTNIDSGGVLVIDKGTVFQMYDNTISGTIKCDYGRLIVDSAVLTGINDRDYGYQMSNSGYKYPTWYGIYASDSGSVNIKNSRLRLAQKPINIEGPLFIDSCIFENNVGYAINIVAQNGREQIIQNSYISGCDYGNGITYQISREDETPQRFTVSNMDIVNCSGLGLNIDDNMYHPKPIDIFIENCKFGSAPVTIELMPLLDTLSIKGCYIAASSGAALALGDKNGDSSTILLESNIFAGGGESVNQIFVHVRTGKMDFINNSILFCKGFGLYNSSTVDYTEKVYNNLFAHNGNSGYKQVSDNGDQLVAYNNFYDNDIDGDEDVYLPTPTGTIYTFEELIGLGGIAATNKNYDPVFIPADTGVISFINYDSIKAISALSVQNFNLKGRSYKDRLIRPNIYDTVWYFILDNTDDTLYVAGQVRDVATSFDTFLVVDPHLSFTSPLVDSGYNDIVTSAYDFERDERIIDADENGTASVDIGGDEYKAGTVGGNGAIIVFAPREDSLFRPGETVDITWLAQEVDYVHIMYALDYNGYVSSDWHEIELMFDPDSGHCQWEVPDTISYRCRILVQDAAHSDIFGESGVFHIKPRVLTRVLPDSTYERFRITEDNWQFANTIANMWPFSWYTQFDYTVLDVYTGENFPAYFIHPPIDAYSSDFPNWGLFVGTFGTDQCYMYIDGKYLYRQRALEYWMNIKGSWGGSCYGLSNSAMMAFGDSAVFKNQYPAVGAFTDLYPVTMNDDRRVTINRFMVSQFGKERITHATTAQSTPLPTLIRQLSDILGNNKSLGDLNTLTICDLDHPDQNRRGCHNVVPYKLEKHISDPDKFWIYVYDCNIPTDSTTRILADTALNFWTYDSLNWDSYMKIWVEQPLSSFLNRPTIPGIEGGDKNKASTDFYLFYSQADSLRLESPDLGHYYTLADSVDDSLINGMPLIFNDKLGAPPYGFYLPNGEWDCRLTGAQGGLARISLMSDKGFMTYYRLGIALDESERIVYPGDDSTLWIMNGTDIERTFGVRMCYYEDGGEYLMQCQDIETSANDSSCFKFIHQFGFLIENHGSASDYILKLNKLDTLYNLEFVDSTAHIDGHTAHYIYPEWSKDYINEIKIYIDTDIDGSIDDSLIVSNDILLDVNDDSGGLLPATFNISQNYPNPFNPQTNIEYSLPTRSQVNIDIYNILGQKVRTLVDKSQPAGEYRIIWDSNDDSGIKVSTGIYFYRFQAGEYVETKKMLLIK
- the aqpZ gene encoding aquaporin Z, whose translation is MIKYLAELIGTFALVGFGCASAVIAGPHIGFQGIALAFGLAVMVMVYSIGSISGCHINPAITISMLVARKISGKDTIGYIVAQLLGAVIAAAVLYLIASGKPGYDIATVGLGQNGYGLHSPDHYSLLSCFIAEVVLTFMFLFVIFGSTHVSAPKGFAGLSIGLSLTLIHLVGIPITGTSVNPARSFGPAVFVGGEALSQLWLFIVAPILGGILAALVWQGIFNKHKQPQQAN